In the Actinomycetota bacterium genome, GAAGCCGCCGGCCGGGGCGCAATTCGCGGTCGAGGTCGCCGACACGCTCCGGGCGCTCCAGGCGATAGCGGCGCATTGTCGCGCGAAGCTTTCGGCGACCGTCATAGGCGTGACGGGCAGCACAGGCAAGACGACCACGAAAGACATGTTGACCGCGGTGTTGTCGAGATCGATGAACGTCGTAAGCACCACCAAGAATTACAACAATGAGATTGGGGTGCCGCTGACCGTTTTAAAAGCCGATTTAGAGACGTCGGCCCTGGTCGTAGAGATGGGCATGCGGGGTCTTGGACAAATTAAGGCGCTTGCCGATATCGCGGCGCCCAACATCGGGGTCGTCACGAATATCGGGCAGGCGCATATCGAGCTTCTCGGTACGCAAGAGAGAATAGCCCATGCGAAAGCCGAGCTTATCGAGGCAATCTCGCCCGCGGGCGCGGCGGTGCTAAACGCCGATTGTGCGTGGAGCACGAGCATCTCGAATAGGACATCGGCCCGGTTGGTCACATACGGCATTGCCGACGGCGACGTGCGCGCATCCGGTATCGAAGTCGACCAACTGGGCAGGGCCGCTTTTAGCTTGACAATCGGCGGCTCTTCGAGTTATCGTGTACGTCTTGCCGTACCCGGCAAGCACAACGTATACAACGCGCTCGCGGCAATCGCGGTCGCCATCGAGTTCGGGTTGAGCGTAGACAGCATCAGGCTCGCGTTGGCGGAGTGCAAGCCGACGGCGATGCGGATGGAAATAGTCACAACCGAGCGGGATGTGTTGATATTAAACGACGCGTATAACGCGAATCCCGCTTCCATGGAGGCAGCCCTTTTGACCTTGATGGATATCGAGACGAAGGGACGGCGTATCGCGGTCCTCGGCGACATGCTGGAGTTGGGGCCGACTTCGAGGGAAGCGCATCGGCGGATAGGTGAAATCGCAGCCGTGCTCGGCGTCGATATTTTGATAGCGGTGGGAGTTGAGGGCCGGCTTATTGCGGAGTCGGCGGTTAGGGCCGGCATGAGCAATAAGGCGGTCATCGCCTGTATGGACGCTTATACGGCCACCCGAGTACTCGGGCAGCTGGGCGTTGAGCGAGACGCGGTACTTGTAAAGGCGTCGCGGGCAATGGGGTTGGAAAAAATCGTGGAAGCGCTGGTAGCATATGATGAAGCAGAATCTAGAACACAGAATCCGTAAAACGTCCGCGCGCCGTCTAGCGTTTTCTTAGTTGAGCAAGGATAACAGTCGAGATGATCGCATTTTTTAGGTATCCGACATACCAAATATTTATGACGGCCGTGATGGCGCTGATGATAACGGCGGCGCTGACGCCTATCTGGATAAAGCTGTTGCGCAGGGAGGGTTTGGGCCAAGTCGTCAGAATCGACGGGCCCCAGAAACACCTGACCAAGTCGGGAACTCCGACTATGGGCGGGATTATCATCCTATTTACCATCGCCGTCACTTATTCTCTGATAGCGACGACTACGATGCGCGGTGTCGTAGCGATTGTTACCATTCTTGCCTGCGGTTTGTTGGGATTTGTCGACGATTACAGTAAAGTGGTAAAGGCGAGGTCGCTAGGCTTAAGAGCGCGAGCCAAGGTTTTCTGGCAGCTTGTAATCGCCGTTGTCGCCGGTGTGCTCGCCGTCAATTTCGCCGGGCTCGATACCGACGTCTCTGTTCCCTTGACCAACATCGTCATACCTATGGGACAACCGTCCTTTAAAATCGCCTTCGCCGGCATAGATGTCATCATTCCGCTCTTATATGTCGCGTTTGTTTATCTGATAATCGCGGCGACGACAAATACGGTCAATCTTACCGACGGACTCGACGGGCTGGCGGCCGGAACCGTAACCATATCTATGCTCGCGTTCGCGGGTATCGCCTTCCAACAGGGGAGGCTCGACCTAGCCATAATCTGTGCCGCGGCAGGGGGGGCGTGTATAGGATTTTTATGGTTCAATAGCTATCCGGCGAGCATTTTTATGGGGGATACCGGTTCGCTGGGTTTAGGCGGAGCTATCGCGATAATGTCGATTCTGACCGAGACCGAGCTGTTGCTCGTTCTAATCGGAGGTATTTATGTGATCGAAGGCCTCTCCGTTATCGCGCAAGTGATAAGTTTTCGCCTGTTCAATGTGAGGGTCTTGAAGATGGCCCCCATCCATCACCATTTCGAGATGCTCGGTTGGTCCGAGACGCAGATCATGATGAGGTTTTGGATAGTCTCCGGGATTCTCTCGGGCATCGGGTTTGGCGTCTACTTCATGATGGCGGCAGGGGGCGGCTAATGGACTTATCTAATAAGCGGGTGCTGGTCATAGGGCTTGGGCGTAGCGGAAAAGCGGCGGCACTTAAACTGAAAAGTCTCGGAGCGAGCGTTCTGGCGTCGGATGTGTCGACGGCGGATGAGATGTCGGCGCTCGCCGAAGAGTTGCGGGCGGGCGGCATCGATGCGGAGCTGGGGGCGCAGGACGATAGCTTGCTCGCCGGTGTCGATCTCGTCGTCGTCAGCCCCGGCGTGCCGAGCCGTGTCCCCCTGCTTTCGGCGGCCGGAAATCTCGGTCTGCCGGTTTGGAGCGAGATCGAGCTGGCTTACCGGCTTACGGATAAACCGATAATCGCCATCACCGGAACGAACGGCAAGACAACGACGACGACTCTCATAGGAGCGGTTTTCGACGCGGCGGGACATTCAGCCGCGGTCGGGGGCAATATCGGCACACCGCTTGTGTCGGTTGCCGACGATAGCGGCGTCGAGACACTCATAGTCGAGGTGAGCAGTTTTCAGCTCGAGACAATCGTCGAGTTCAGACCGAAAATCGCCGTCCTTTTAAACATTACGGAGGACCATCTCGACCGGCACCCGAATTTTGCCGACTATGCGCGGGCCAAGAGCAGGATTTTTCTAAACCAGACGGCGGATGACGTCGCTGTGCTAAATCTCGACGACCCGCGGGTAAAAGTACTGGCGCCGCGGGTAAAAGCGAGAGTCATCGGCACGAGCAAAGCTGAGCTTATGAGCGGTGTCTGTGTCAGCGGAGGGCGCATCGTCTTGCGGCTCGATAAAGAAATCGACCTCTGCGGCGTCGGCGAACTCAAGGTTCGCGGCAGCCACAATATCGACAACGTCATGGCGGTCGCGGCCGCCTGTTACGCCGCCGGCATAGACCCGCGGGTCATAGCCGAGACCGTGACGGGGTTCTCCGGTCTGCGCCACCGGGTAGAGTTTGTGGGAACAATCGATGGAGTCTCTTATTACAACGATTCGAAAGCGACCAATGTCGACGCGACGGTCAAGGCGCTGACCGCCTTTACGGAGCCGCTCGTTCTTCTGGTCGGTGGCAGAAATAAAGGCAACAGTTTTGTCCCGCTGGCCCGGAGTTTGGGTCTGGGCGTCAAAGCCGCGGTCGGTTTTGGCGAGGCGGGTCGCGATATCTTAGAGGTGATGCCGGGAGATATCCGCCGGGAATACGCGGCCACGGTCGAAGACGCGGTGGTGCGCGCGGCGGCCCTTTCGCACCCGGGCGACGTGGTGTTGTTATCCCCGGCATGCGCGAGTTTCGACGCGTTCAATGGTTACGCTCAAAGAGGGGACGCCTTTAAGAAAGCCGTTATGGGCCTTGGGGTAAGCGATGGCGAGAGCAAGAACTAAAGACAGGCATGATTATCATAGGTTGCTCGGATTAGTCTTCGTCATGATTTTGCTCGGGCTCGTCATGGTGTTGTCGGCGAGTTCTATTCGCGCATTTGCGAGCACCGGTGACAGTTATTACTATATCAAGAAGCAATCACTGGCGGCGTTGATAGGCTTCGTGGTACTTATGGTCGCGTCCCGCACCCCGTTGCGGACGATACGGGGACTCGCGCGTCCCGCAGTCGGCTTGTCGTTAATAATGCTGGTCGCCGTGTTGATTCCGGGAATCGGTAAGACCGCCGGCGGTGCGAGCAGCTGGTTTTCGTTTGGCGGGTTTCAAATACAGCCTTCAGAGATAGCTAAACTCGCGGTCATCTTATTAACGGCGGACGTCTTTACGCGGTACGGCAAAGACCTTAACAACCTGAAAGAGCTGTTCTACTCATATGCGGTAGTAATAATATTAGTGGTGACCCTTATTATGCTCCAGCCCGATATGGGGACGACCATAGCTATCTGCCTGGCGCTCCTGGCTACCGTCTTTGTCGCCGGTTTTAACCTGAAGTACCTTTTGTTGCTGGTGACGATGGGAGGAATCGGTGCGACCTACCTTATATATTCCGCGTCCTATCGCCTCAAGCGCATCTCAGCCTTTCTAGACCCCTCGGCCGACCCATTGGGAGCCGGTTATCAGATAATGCAGTCGCTGCTGGCGTTTGGGTCCGGCGGGCTTTTCGGTGTGGGCTTAGGGATGAGCAGGCAAAAGTATTTCTACCTTCCGGCGGCGCATACCGATTTCATCTTCGCTATAATCGGTGAGGAGGTCGGGCTGCTCGGAACACTGGCAACCATCCTTCTGTTCGCCGCGTTTGCCTATTACGGCGTGCGAATATCGCTCAAATGCAACAGTCGCTTCGGGCGATTGTTGGGCACGGGTGTTACTTCTATGGTAGTGCTGCAAGCCTTGGTGAATATGGGAACGGTAACGCAGATTCTGCCCATAACCGGCATACCGATGCCGTTCATAAGCTACGGTGGTTCTTCGCTCATAGTCAACCTCGCGGCGGTAGGGTTACTCTTAAGCATCGCTGTCGAAAACGAGCGTGAGTCAACCTCGCGGCGTCGGAGGTCAAGGGTGCGTTTATTCGACGGCTCCCGTGAGGACGCGGCGGAACGCAAGACCACGTCACGCTCGAGAAAGACGAAGAAGAGCGCCTCGCGGAAGAAGCCCGTCGCGGCGTCCTCGCATGTGGTATCGATAAAAGACGCGAAGAGCCCCACCTCCGCCAAAGCCGCGAGTAAAAAGCGTAAAACCAGTGCAAAGAAGCGTTCAAGCAGTAGCGCAAGTAATGCGACAGGGAGACCTAGAACGAATGCGAGTGATAATAAGCGGCGGCGGGACAGCGGGACACGTGTATCCGGGTCTGGCTCTAGCCGCGGCACTACAAAGAGCAAAAAAAGACCTTGATATTTTGTTTGTCGGCACCAGTGCGGGTTTAGAGGCGACTTTGGTTCCGCAAGCCGGACATGGCTTCAAAGCCATCGAGGCAAAAGGCTTACCCCGAAAGCCGTCGTTTAAGGCGTTCGGTACTTTTCTTTCAGCCGGCAAGGGAACGATAGAGGCTGTGAACCTTCTGCGGCATTTCAAGCCCGATATCGTCATCGGAATGGGCGCGTATGTTAGCCTGCCGGTCGTTGGCGCGGCGGTATTGCTCCATATTCCAACCGTCGTCCATGAGCAAAACGCGGTACCCGGGCTTGTAAACCGGGTTCTCGGGCGGGTGGCGAGCGCCGTAGCCGTCTCCTATCCGGATATGGCGGAATTCTTTCCTCGCGGCAAGCGCGTCGAAGTCACCGGCAACCCTATTCGCCGGGAGATACTAGACGCTCACCGCGAAGCCGCCGTAAAAGCGTTTGGGCTCGACGAAAAACGTAAGACCCTGTTGGTCTTTGGCGGCAGCAGGGGGGCGCGGAAGATAAACGAAGCGGTGGTCGAGGCGTATGATACGTGGCGCCATAACGACGGCTTGCAGATAGTCCATGCTACGGGTAAGATAAACTTTGAACTGGTAAAGAGAGCGATTGAGGATATGCGAAGAGGGGACGATAGCCTCCGTTACGACGCTCTCCCGTATATCGACGACATGAGTGTCGCTTACGCCGGTTCCGATCTTTTAGTCTGCCGGTCGGGAGCGACTACGATTGCCGAGATATCGGCGAAAGGTTTGCCGGCGATACTTATCCCATATCCATACGCGACCGACAATCACCAGGAAAAAAATGCCCGAAGCCTTAAAGATACAGGCGCGGCCGAGGTCATATTGGATAGGGAACTGTCGGGCGACGCATTACGTGAAATGGTCGACTCGCTCATATCGGATGAAGGGCGCTTGCGCGCCATGAGAGAAGCGTCGCTCGCGTTCGGAAAACCGGATGCGGATGAGAACCTGGCGGCCCTCGTCTTTGAGATCGGTGAGGCGAACTTACCCGCGAAGGTCTGAAGTTTACAACAAAGTTTGGATGCGGAACGCAAAGCAATAGGGGAGAAGCAATGGTTGAAAAGACAAAACATTTCCATTTCATAGGGATCGGCGGCGCGGGCATGAGTGGTATCGCAAAGGTGCTGCTCGAGAAGGGTTTTCAGGTCGGCGGGTCGGACTTGAAAGAATCCCGCTACACGAAGGCGTTGCGTGAGGCGGGCGCGGAGATATCGATAGGACACGATTCCGCGGCGATGGGTACGCCGGATGTGGTCGTTGTCTCAACAGCTATACCTGAAGTAAACCCTGAGCTTAGGGCAGCGCGCGAGCGGGGCCTAAAGGTGATTCGTCGAGCCGAGATGCTTGCCCGGCTCGGAAGAGATAAACGAAGCATCGCGGTGGCCGGTACGCACGGCAAGACTACGACTACCTCGATGATCTCCGCGACCTTCGATAAGACAAACCAAAACCCGACGTTTCTGATAGGCGGCGAACTCAATGATATCGGGAGCAACGCCAAGTACGGCAGCGGAGAGTTTTTTATAACCGAGGCCGATGAGAGCGACGGGTCGCTCCTTTTTCTACGGCCGGAAGCGATTATAATAACCAACATCGAAGCGGACCACCTCGATTACTACGCGTCGCTCGAAGAGATAGACGATGTTTTCTACGATTTTGTCGAGCTGTTGCCGCAAGACGGTTTTGTCGTCTGTTGCGGCGATGACGCGGGCGTCAAACGTCTCATGGCGCGCTCGGACAAGAGGTTCATCACTTACGGCGTGGATTTAGATGACGGCGCCACCGTAGCGGACTATGATTTCACGGCGCGTAACGTCGGCGAAATGAGGCTCGGGTGCGCGTACGACCTCTACATTCGCGGAGAGTATGTCGCGAAGGTCGAGTTGAACGTCCCGGGCATGCACAATATATGTAATTCTCTCGCCACAATCGCTATCAGCGTCGAGTTCGGTTTGGATTTAGGCGGAGCGCTCGGTGCCCTTAAGCAGTTTTGTGGCGTTAAGCGCCGTTTTCAGCTCATCGGAACGACGCCGGACTTTGTCCTCTTCGATGACTATGCCCACCATCCGACCGAAGTCAAGGCGACCCTGAGCGCCGCGAAGAGCGGAGAATGGAAGCGTCTTATCTGCATTTTCCAGCCCCACAGGTATTCCAGGACGAAATTTCTCGGCAAGGATTTCGGCGCTTCGTTTTCGGATGCCGACATGATTGTGCTGACGGATGTATATTCGGCGGGCGAAGAGCCGATACCAGGCGTGTCCGGGAAATCGATAGTCGATGCGTTGCTCGCGCAAGACCCGAGAAAGAATGTGGTCTACCTGCCGAATAAGGCGGAGATACCCAAGTATTTGCGGGCGAACGTGAAAGAAGGCGACCTCGTGCTGACGATGGGGGCCGGAGACATATCGACCATAGGCGAGGATTTGCTTAGCCTGTACTCAAGGAATGGTTGCACGTGGGCGCTCACTATTTGAACAGGGCTTATTATTCACTCCGACAAGTCTTGGGCGACAACGTCGTCAAGAACAAGATTCTTGCCAAGGAGACGAGCATCCGGGCCGGCGGACCCGCCGCGCTTTTTGCTGTGGCGGACTCGTTCGACCAATTAAGGGCGGTCCTGTATTCGGCTAACGAATGGGGTTTGCCCCTCTTTGTCATCGGCAAGGGCTCGAACCTTCTCGTATCGGATGCCGGCTTCCAGGGAATCGTGGTGCGTCTCGGAAAAGATTTCATGCTCAAGCGAGTCGACGGCAATAAGATTCAGGCCGGCGCCGCGGTTTCGCTGCCGTTGCTGGTGCAGACGGCGTCTAAGCATGCGCTCGACGGCATGACGTTTGCCGTGGGAATTCCCGGCAGCCTCGGGGGCGCGCTGGTAATGAACGCGGGCGCGCACGAGCACTGTATCGGTGATGTCATCAGTAGCGTAATGGTTTTTACGAAAGCTTGCGAATTCAGAGTCTTGGGAGTTCGCGACCTTTGTTTCGAGTATCGCAACGGTAATTTCGACAAAGACGATATCATAGTCGAAGCCACGCTCGCGCTGACTCCCGGCGAGCCTGAAATAATAAAGCGCCGGATGGAGGAGTGGTTTGACCAAAGAAAGAGCAACCAGCCGCTACAATTTCCCAACGCGGGCAGTGTCTTTAGAAACCCCAAGAGAACGCCGGCGGGCTTGTTGATAGAAAAAGCCGGGTGTAAAGGGATGCGCAGCGGTGACGCCGAAGTCTCAGAGAAGCACGCGAACTTTATTATTAATCGCGGCTCGGCTCGGGCATCGGACATATACTCGCTGATAAAAGCGGTTCAGATAAGGGTCTTCGAGCATACGGGGGTCCATCTCGAGCCGGAGATAGAGTTTCTTGGAGAATTCGAAGAGATATGACAAGTATTAAAATCCGTTCTGGTTGTAACGGCAATGAATTGCAGTAATATTATAGACGGGTGGTAGTAATGGTCGAAGGAAGAAATCTTGCGCGCGCTAAAGCGGAGGAGAGACAGCGGAAGCTCGTAGACATCAGGCGCACCAGGAGAAAACAGATACTGGTAATCGCATCGGTCGCCGTCGCCGTCGTTCTGGGCACGGCGCAACTCTTTAGGTCCGGTGTATTCGATGTTAAAAGCGTGGATATCTCCGGCAATAAATATGTCTCGCCCGTGAAAATCGTCGAGACGAGCGGGGTAAGCGAGAATACTAATTTGTTGAGTGTGCCTACAGGCAAGCTGGCGGTCAAAATCGAGAAAGACCCGTGGGTAAAGAGCGTAGTCGTAAAACGGGCTTGGCCGAGCACGCTCAAGATAGTCATAGATGAGCGTGTGCCGAAAGCGCTTATATCTCACACCGGAAAGTTCTTTCTCGTCGACGAGGAGTTGTTTATAATAGCGGAGCGCCGGTATGCCGAAGGCATAAACGTTCCCATTATCACCGATTTACCCGTCGGCAAAATAAAGGTCGGGCGGCACCTCTTGAACGGGTCTCTGGAAAACGCCATGAACTGCCTGAAAGAAATGAGCCCGGCTTTTCAAAGATCGATTAATCTTGTTTCGGCGTCGTCAATCGACAAGCTGACCTTGTATAACAAAGACAATGTCGAGATACTCTTTGGCCGTGCCGAGAACGCCGGGGATAAGCACAAGATTCTCGACACGATCATCGGCAAACAAGGGAAACAAGTGATTCAGATAGATATCCGCAATTACCCTAAATCGGACCCGGTCATAAAACGGATCGATTCGGTGCCGTAAACCGGCGCTATGGTGTCGAGCCCAAATCTCGAACCGTTTTTGATGCGAAATTCTACCTGGAATTCAACGGGCGTGCCGTTGAAAACATCCAAAATTTTAAGCAAGCGCTTTATCTGCGATTTTAGCGGAGGTCAAAGTGCGCCGGCCTGGTGGCGCACTTGCTGTGATATAGCGTAGTTCCTGGTAGATTACATAGTTTGCTCAAATCTAAAGGTGTATGGTTAATATTTCTAGGTCCGCCAAAATAAAAAAGATAGTTGCATTTGAGTATTGAATAGGGTAAGGTTAGTCCCAAGGTTTAGAGCACCTGGCACTGTATCTGCACCAGAGGTATACACAGTAAACCATCAAGTAATAGTAGAGGCATTAACAGGCTAACAGGGGGGACATTATGATGTTGGACGCGGGCGCCAATTACCTGGCTGTGATAAAAGTAGTCGGAGTAGGGGGCGGCGGCACTAACGCGGTGAACCGGATGATTGAAGCCGGGCTTCGCGGCGTTGAGTTTATCGCCTGCAACACCGATGCCCAGGCGTTGTTGATGTCCGACGCCGATTATAAGGTTCACATAGGGGCAAACCTCACGAAGGGTTTAGGCGCGGGTGCGGATCCCGGAGTCGGTTACCAGGCGGCCGAAGAGAGCCGTGAAGATATTAAAGAGGCGCTCCAGGGGTCGGATATGGTTTTTGTCACCGCCGGAAAAGGCGGCGGTACGGGAACGGGAGCGGCTCCGGTAATAGCGGGTATAGCGAAGGAAATCGGGGCGCTGACCGTCGGTGTCGTAACACGGCCGTTCAGCTTCGAGGGCAGGAAGCGCTCGATGCAGGCGGACGAAGGAATCATGCGCCTGCGAGAGACAGTCGACACCCTTATAATTATTCCTAACGACAGGCTTTTGCATGTCGCCGAGAAAAAGACCTCGATTATAGAGGCCTTCAGACTAGCGGACGATGTCCTCAGGCAAGGCGTGCAGGGCATCACCGATTTGATTACAGTCCCGGGCCTCATAAACCTCGACTTCGCGGATGTCAGAACGATTATGACCAATGCGGGTTCGGCGCTTATGGGCATCGGAGTGTCGAGCGGCGACAACAGGGCCGTCGAATCGGCGAGAGCGGCTATTTCGAGCCCGCTGCTCGAAGCGTCCATCGAAGGCGCGCAGGGTGTTCTGCTCAATATATCGGGCGGCTCGGACCTGGGTCTCTTCGAGGTCAACGAAGCGGCGGAAGTCATAGCCAACGCGGCCCACCCCGAAGCGAACATTATTTTCGGCGCGGTCATAGACGATACGCTCGGCGATGAGGTAAGAGTGACCGTTATAGCGACGGGCTTTGATATCAGGAAGCACGAGAAACTCGAATTTATCCCGAAATCCATGGATGAGCAGTCTTCGATGCCGACGTTCGACACCGAAGACCTCGACATACCGACATTCTTGCGCAAAAAATAGAGCGCGCTAGCGAGATTCAAGAAATAGAATTTGAGACCGCCCGCTGACGCAGGCGGTTTTTTATTAAGCGGATTTCAAGTAGAGGCAGAGCGGATGCCGTATGACCGCTTTTAAGAATATCGAATATTTCACGGACGGCCGATCTCCTGAAGGTGTAAGTTATGGGAAACCCTAGAGACGACAACAACGACGACTATTCGGACTACGGGTTGACGCTTGAGGTTGTCGACGGAACCGGTTTATATATATCGAAAGCGCTCCGTGAAGAGCGCGGGATTCTCGTCGCTTTCACCACGCGGGAAGGCGGAGCGAGTCGGGCGCCTTACGACTCGCTCAATTTGGCGCTCCATGTAGGCGACAACGACGCGGCGGTTATTCAAAACAGAGAAGCGCTCCGCGCCTTGCTTGGATTAGACCCCGCGCTGATGACCTGTGCCGAGCAGGTACACGGAGGCGGGGTGGCCGTTGTCGATGAGTCTATCGCGGGCTCCGGAGCGGTCTCGTTAAAAGAAGCCGTCCGCGGGGTCGATGCGCTCGTCACAAATCTCGAAGCCGTACCGTTAACCCTTTTTTTCGCGGATTGCGTCCCCGTTGTCATTGTGGAGCCCCGGCGTCGCGTAATCGGCGCGGCGCACGCCGGATGGCGGGGAGTCTACGCCGGCATAGTGGAGAACACAATCAATAGAATGGTCGAAGACCGGGCGGTCGAGCCCGCCGACTTGACGGCCTTTATCGGTCCGTCGATCGGCGGCTGCTGTTATCGGGTCGGCGAAGACCTTATAAAGAAGTTTGCGGAAAAATTTTCGGACAAGGAGCGCTGGTTCAATGGGGGCAAATTGGACTTGCCTGCGCTAGTCTGTTATCGATTAGAGGAAGCCGGCGTTGGCCCGGCGAAAATATTTACTTGCGAAGATAGTTGCACTTCTTGTAGGACCGACTTGTTCTTTTCCTATAGGGGCGATGGATGTGTGACCGGCCGCCAGGCGGCCGTCGCGGCGGTCTTTCCTCGCATAGATTGAGGCCATACGAACGATTTACCTTAACAATCTTGAAAAAAAACCGAAAATAATACTATTATCATGACATTTTGATTATTTGTTCTTGTATGATTGATTGTATATGTCTCGATTTATTTATCGGAAAGGAGGGGATAGTATGCCCAGGAAGAGTTTCCATGAGGAGTTGCACGACCTCGAAGAGGTCGTGGCAAGAATGGGGAAGGCGACACGGCAAGCGATAGAGAACGCGGTCAGGGTGGTCGTCGATTGTGATGTGGAGCTGGCCGATGAGGTCATAGCGCTCGACGATGAGATAGACCGGCTCAATCACGAGATTGAAGAGCAAGCAATGGCTATAGTCGCACGACAAGCCCCTGTGGCGCGCGATTTGAGGCTTTGCTGGTCGGTCTTGTTTATCGCTCTTCACCTGGAGAGGATGGCGGACCTTTCGGTCAATATGGCCAAGGGCGCTAAGCGTTTTTGTCCCGTGGAGCCGGTAAAAGAGCTGACTGAACATCTCGACGAGATGGGTCGCGAGACACTCGTCATCGTCGATGCATGCCTGAAAGCGTTCCATGAAAAAGACTTGGCGCTAGCGGCGAAGCTTCCCGAGATGGACGACCCTATCGACCATATGCATAGAAAGATCTTCGAAAAAATAGGTCAATATAAGGACCACGAGTCGATGGAGTGGATTGGCAACGTTCTTTTGGCGAGCCGTTATCTAGAGCGTGTGGCCGACCATTGCGTAGATATCGGCTACAGAATCGCCTATCTCGTCACCGGTGAGATTCACGACGGGAGCAATCCTTCGTATTAATTGCTTGTTCACAATTTAATAACATCGAGACTTTATTAAAATCCTGCGGCCGCGATGTTGCGGGATTATTAATTTGCGAATCTATATTAGAACCCGTTCGATTGCTAAGACATTAATTGAGCTTTACGCGCCCTGAATATTTTGAAACTTTGGTCGATATTTTGGAAATTTAAAGGAACAAGACCGATTGGCATCGAAGATGTTTCGGATGCAGGTTTATGAAAATATCCGGATAATAAGAGAGAAAATCGAAAGAGCGGCGATTCGGAGCGGCAGGAGTGCCGATGATGTGTCTTTGGTGGCTGTGACGAAG is a window encoding:
- the murF gene encoding UDP-N-acetylmuramoyl-tripeptide--D-alanyl-D-alanine ligase, translated to MIRLQAAEIVLCTGGVLLYGSLDTGVSGVGIDSRAVVFGDLFIPLKGTTDGHAYIEDAIRAGAAGFLIESGAVSRGMKPPAGAQFAVEVADTLRALQAIAAHCRAKLSATVIGVTGSTGKTTTKDMLTAVLSRSMNVVSTTKNYNNEIGVPLTVLKADLETSALVVEMGMRGLGQIKALADIAAPNIGVVTNIGQAHIELLGTQERIAHAKAELIEAISPAGAAVLNADCAWSTSISNRTSARLVTYGIADGDVRASGIEVDQLGRAAFSLTIGGSSSYRVRLAVPGKHNVYNALAAIAVAIEFGLSVDSIRLALAECKPTAMRMEIVTTERDVLILNDAYNANPASMEAALLTLMDIETKGRRIAVLGDMLELGPTSREAHRRIGEIAAVLGVDILIAVGVEGRLIAESAVRAGMSNKAVIACMDAYTATRVLGQLGVERDAVLVKASRAMGLEKIVEALVAYDEAESRTQNP
- the mraY gene encoding phospho-N-acetylmuramoyl-pentapeptide-transferase, whose amino-acid sequence is MIAFFRYPTYQIFMTAVMALMITAALTPIWIKLLRREGLGQVVRIDGPQKHLTKSGTPTMGGIIILFTIAVTYSLIATTTMRGVVAIVTILACGLLGFVDDYSKVVKARSLGLRARAKVFWQLVIAVVAGVLAVNFAGLDTDVSVPLTNIVIPMGQPSFKIAFAGIDVIIPLLYVAFVYLIIAATTNTVNLTDGLDGLAAGTVTISMLAFAGIAFQQGRLDLAIICAAAGGACIGFLWFNSYPASIFMGDTGSLGLGGAIAIMSILTETELLLVLIGGIYVIEGLSVIAQVISFRLFNVRVLKMAPIHHHFEMLGWSETQIMMRFWIVSGILSGIGFGVYFMMAAGGG
- the murD gene encoding UDP-N-acetylmuramoyl-L-alanine--D-glutamate ligase: MDLSNKRVLVIGLGRSGKAAALKLKSLGASVLASDVSTADEMSALAEELRAGGIDAELGAQDDSLLAGVDLVVVSPGVPSRVPLLSAAGNLGLPVWSEIELAYRLTDKPIIAITGTNGKTTTTTLIGAVFDAAGHSAAVGGNIGTPLVSVADDSGVETLIVEVSSFQLETIVEFRPKIAVLLNITEDHLDRHPNFADYARAKSRIFLNQTADDVAVLNLDDPRVKVLAPRVKARVIGTSKAELMSGVCVSGGRIVLRLDKEIDLCGVGELKVRGSHNIDNVMAVAAACYAAGIDPRVIAETVTGFSGLRHRVEFVGTIDGVSYYNDSKATNVDATVKALTAFTEPLVLLVGGRNKGNSFVPLARSLGLGVKAAVGFGEAGRDILEVMPGDIRREYAATVEDAVVRAAALSHPGDVVLLSPACASFDAFNGYAQRGDAFKKAVMGLGVSDGESKN
- the ftsW gene encoding putative lipid II flippase FtsW is translated as MARARTKDRHDYHRLLGLVFVMILLGLVMVLSASSIRAFASTGDSYYYIKKQSLAALIGFVVLMVASRTPLRTIRGLARPAVGLSLIMLVAVLIPGIGKTAGGASSWFSFGGFQIQPSEIAKLAVILLTADVFTRYGKDLNNLKELFYSYAVVIILVVTLIMLQPDMGTTIAICLALLATVFVAGFNLKYLLLLVTMGGIGATYLIYSASYRLKRISAFLDPSADPLGAGYQIMQSLLAFGSGGLFGVGLGMSRQKYFYLPAAHTDFIFAIIGEEVGLLGTLATILLFAAFAYYGVRISLKCNSRFGRLLGTGVTSMVVLQALVNMGTVTQILPITGIPMPFISYGGSSLIVNLAAVGLLLSIAVENERESTSRRRRSRVRLFDGSREDAAERKTTSRSRKTKKSASRKKPVAASSHVVSIKDAKSPTSAKAASKKRKTSAKKRSSSSASNATGRPRTNASDNKRRRDSGTRVSGSGSSRGTTKSKKRP
- the murG gene encoding undecaprenyldiphospho-muramoylpentapeptide beta-N-acetylglucosaminyltransferase; its protein translation is MRVIISGGGTAGHVYPGLALAAALQRAKKDLDILFVGTSAGLEATLVPQAGHGFKAIEAKGLPRKPSFKAFGTFLSAGKGTIEAVNLLRHFKPDIVIGMGAYVSLPVVGAAVLLHIPTVVHEQNAVPGLVNRVLGRVASAVAVSYPDMAEFFPRGKRVEVTGNPIRREILDAHREAAVKAFGLDEKRKTLLVFGGSRGARKINEAVVEAYDTWRHNDGLQIVHATGKINFELVKRAIEDMRRGDDSLRYDALPYIDDMSVAYAGSDLLVCRSGATTIAEISAKGLPAILIPYPYATDNHQEKNARSLKDTGAAEVILDRELSGDALREMVDSLISDEGRLRAMREASLAFGKPDADENLAALVFEIGEANLPAKV
- a CDS encoding UDP-N-acetylmuramate--L-alanine ligase, translated to MVEKTKHFHFIGIGGAGMSGIAKVLLEKGFQVGGSDLKESRYTKALREAGAEISIGHDSAAMGTPDVVVVSTAIPEVNPELRAARERGLKVIRRAEMLARLGRDKRSIAVAGTHGKTTTTSMISATFDKTNQNPTFLIGGELNDIGSNAKYGSGEFFITEADESDGSLLFLRPEAIIITNIEADHLDYYASLEEIDDVFYDFVELLPQDGFVVCCGDDAGVKRLMARSDKRFITYGVDLDDGATVADYDFTARNVGEMRLGCAYDLYIRGEYVAKVELNVPGMHNICNSLATIAISVEFGLDLGGALGALKQFCGVKRRFQLIGTTPDFVLFDDYAHHPTEVKATLSAAKSGEWKRLICIFQPHRYSRTKFLGKDFGASFSDADMIVLTDVYSAGEEPIPGVSGKSIVDALLAQDPRKNVVYLPNKAEIPKYLRANVKEGDLVLTMGAGDISTIGEDLLSLYSRNGCTWALTI